In Sardina pilchardus chromosome 8, fSarPil1.1, whole genome shotgun sequence, a genomic segment contains:
- the LOC134089018 gene encoding C-X-C motif chemokine 11-1-like, with protein MKSAALLALLAVLLFVDVRGQRDSAGRCKCLGAGVNAVRPNRIERLEVLPASASCPNMEIIVTLKENGGQKCLNPESAFARNFVKRAIKKRSAQ; from the exons ATGAAGTCAGCAGCTCTCCTCGCACTTCTGGCCGTCCTGCTCTTCGTAGATGTGAGAG GGCAACGGGATTCTGCGGGAAGATGCAAGTGCCTGGGTGCAGGAGTGAATGCCGTCCGTCCAAACCGCATTGAGAGGCTTGAGGTTCTTCCTGCTTCTGCCTCATGCCCCAACATGGAAATCAT TGTCACTCTGAAGGAGAACGGAGGACAAAAGTGCCTGAATCCAGAGAGCGCTTTTGCCAGAAATTTTGTCAAAAGAGCCATCAAAAAGAG GAGTGCACAGTAA